A genomic segment from Bacteroidota bacterium encodes:
- a CDS encoding M13 family metallopeptidase, with product MNKKISQSFIAFSAVASLLLTACGTDTKKENAETSGFVAFDKANFDTTVKPGDDFYQYANGGWLKKGEIPASESRWGSFDMLNDNIKKNLHILLDEAAANKNAKPGSIEQKVGDFFAVAMDSVKLNADGVKPLEAELAKIDAIKTSADLVAEIAHLHKTGSGSFFAAFVNQDAKKSDELIVQIYQAGLGLPDRDYYTKTDAESKAIQEAYLAHVKSTLVLAGQDEKSAAADAMAIMKLETELAKASKTRVEQRDPEANYHKMTIEELVKLTPSFDWKAYFSANGFPAITELVVSQPEFLKAVDKQIKSTPMPVLKAYAKWNLLNSYADYLSDDFVIQNFDFYGKTLTGAKEMKPRWKRALRETDAAIGEALGQLYVAKHFSANAKKRINELVDNLMSAYKERLSQLEWMSPETRSKALEKLAAIDRKLSFPDTWRDYTKLEIKRESYVQNVMNAQAFLFERNINKLGKPVDRTEWLMSPQTVNAYYDPSKNEIVFPCGIMQFPFFDENADDAFNYGGIGAVIGHEITHGFDDEGSQYDAKGNLNNWFTVEDKAKFKERTSGIVKQFNNYVAIDTMHVNGALTQGENIADLGGVSISFAALQKALAGKEKEKIDGFTPEQRFFLNYAQVWRGLYRDEALKRQLQTNPHSPGKFRTLGPLSNFQPFYDAFGVKEGDKMYVADKDRVKIW from the coding sequence ATGAACAAAAAAATTTCACAATCATTCATCGCTTTTAGCGCAGTCGCAAGCTTATTATTAACAGCCTGCGGCACCGATACTAAAAAGGAGAATGCCGAAACTTCAGGATTTGTGGCTTTTGATAAAGCAAACTTTGATACCACAGTAAAACCAGGCGATGATTTTTATCAATATGCCAATGGTGGATGGTTAAAAAAGGGAGAAATTCCAGCATCTGAATCACGTTGGGGTAGTTTTGACATGTTAAATGATAACATTAAGAAAAACCTGCATATACTGCTTGACGAAGCTGCTGCAAATAAAAATGCGAAACCGGGAAGTATTGAACAAAAGGTTGGAGATTTTTTTGCTGTAGCGATGGATTCGGTAAAATTAAATGCTGATGGAGTAAAGCCATTAGAGGCAGAATTAGCGAAAATTGATGCTATTAAAACATCTGCGGATTTAGTTGCCGAAATTGCACATTTACATAAAACAGGTAGCGGTTCATTTTTCGCTGCATTTGTGAACCAGGATGCTAAGAAGAGTGATGAATTGATAGTTCAAATTTATCAAGCCGGATTAGGTTTACCTGACCGTGATTATTATACAAAAACTGATGCTGAATCAAAGGCAATACAAGAGGCATATTTGGCGCATGTTAAAAGTACACTTGTCTTAGCTGGGCAAGATGAAAAGTCAGCCGCTGCTGATGCCATGGCAATTATGAAACTGGAAACAGAGTTAGCAAAAGCTTCTAAAACACGTGTTGAACAAAGAGACCCAGAAGCCAATTACCATAAAATGACAATTGAGGAATTAGTAAAATTAACTCCTTCATTTGACTGGAAAGCTTACTTCTCAGCTAATGGCTTTCCTGCAATCACTGAATTAGTAGTATCACAACCTGAATTTCTAAAAGCTGTAGACAAGCAAATTAAATCCACACCAATGCCTGTACTTAAGGCTTATGCTAAGTGGAATTTGTTAAATAGCTACGCCGATTATTTGAGCGATGATTTTGTTATACAAAATTTTGATTTTTATGGCAAGACATTAACTGGAGCTAAAGAGATGAAGCCTCGTTGGAAACGTGCTTTACGTGAAACTGATGCTGCAATTGGAGAAGCTTTAGGTCAATTGTACGTTGCAAAACATTTTAGTGCAAATGCTAAGAAGCGCATCAACGAATTGGTTGATAATTTAATGAGTGCTTACAAAGAGCGCTTATCTCAATTGGAATGGATGAGTCCGGAAACTCGCAGCAAAGCTTTGGAAAAATTAGCAGCCATTGATCGCAAATTAAGTTTCCCTGATACTTGGAGAGATTATACAAAATTGGAAATTAAGCGTGAATCTTATGTGCAGAATGTAATGAATGCTCAAGCATTTTTGTTTGAACGCAACATAAACAAATTAGGTAAACCTGTTGATCGTACTGAATGGCTAATGAGTCCTCAAACTGTGAATGCTTATTACGATCCAAGTAAAAATGAAATTGTGTTCCCTTGCGGTATAATGCAGTTTCCATTTTTTGACGAAAATGCTGATGACGCCTTTAATTATGGAGGAATTGGTGCAGTTATCGGACATGAAATTACCCATGGTTTTGATGATGAAGGTAGCCAGTACGATGCAAAAGGAAATTTGAATAATTGGTTTACAGTTGAAGACAAGGCTAAATTTAAAGAGCGTACCTCAGGCATTGTTAAACAATTTAATAATTATGTTGCCATTGATACCATGCATGTAAATGGTGCTTTAACACAAGGCGAGAACATTGCCGATTTAGGAGGAGTAAGTATTTCATTTGCTGCATTGCAAAAAGCATTAGCAGGTAAGGAGAAAGAAAAAATTGACGGGTTTACACCTGAACAACGTTTCTTTTTAAATTATGCTCAAGTATGGCGTGGTTTATACCGCGATGAAGCTTTAAAGCGTCAGTTGCAAACTAATCCACATTCACCTGGTAAATTCCGTACACTTGGACCATTAAGCAATTTTCAACCTTTTTATGATGCATTTGGTGTAAAAGAAGGCGATAAAATGTATGTTGCCGATAAGGACCGCGTAAAGATTTGGTAG
- a CDS encoding HYR domain-containing protein, translating into MKKKLYLLFLVSLYFTSQAHSKQSALFSFITCPNDTIVSEKANCNAVVVYTPTLNGIPPPFVIYAFTGATIGNGIGTGSGSTFNLGITTVTLIAGDASGTDTCSFTITVLDITPPTILCPPTTTLNVDNLCQAVLGNYTLGATVNLSLTVNSGSSGTACTDPFLQGAPDPQWALRVNGQAYTNYPQMGLCYTNPPFLQFTQQYNLGNYPATVQVCFNPYEDDGNGCVPVKSCSVQVCQNYATPAPGNSLTYTLTIPNNGQNASWGTVTFTLQASAAIPIASDNCGPVTITQSPPPGTILGVGTQAVTLIASDPSGNTTPCTFQVNVVDVTPPVITCPANVTINNNCQHVLADYTVSNAVNLNLTVTSGNSGTNCTDGFLQGAPEPQWAVRVNGLSYINYPQNGICYNNPPFLQFSQQYSIGNYPASVQVCFNPYEDDGTNCIPVKSCSTQVCQNFNTPAPGNSINYSLSIPNNGQNASWGNVNFALQASFNGAQASDNCGIASITQVPAPGTILGVGSHPITLTATDLSGNTASCTFQINVVSNQSPPTQITGTTSICIGGATTLTVTGGNPGTGGSTQWFSGSCGGTLLGTGNSISVSPLVTTTYFVRYTGPCGTTVCISVTVNVNPTPGPPVPLIIANGPIFLCRGGSVTLTSSPGTSILWSTLETTQSILVTQPGTYRVSDTDLNGCTAFSDTINVTFNSGNISPFSPQLGIPYEYGFENASPPALFCGMSINNDNYPPDDEQWETATNAPHSGNNHMAIQANSNSAIAKNDWFYSAPLHLQAGKLYRLSFWYMSSNPNTSEQFQVYAGNTTNSFDMLATAPIYSKSNITNQLYVKDSATDFIAPLSGIYYFGFYAHSAAAQGNLYIDDISVKEVTVTQLQTSSCSTLNSLNDVIYATPVYGASNYRYKLVNSASSFNYEFTRNLALNDFRLKWAPGVIYGNNYDVSVAFQRNGVWSEYGASCTVSLGAFPQTQLRVGSCGSSITSLYTPLFCDSISGANDYEYRIENSLLGYDHTWQRGSSLNDYKLSWAYSSTPPVQGLPYGYSYNIQVRALVGKTALQQGEWGTFGPACSVTLSGMPTTQLSNLFCGSTLTNLTSKFYCIPVPGATDYEYRISNTALGYSQSGTRGNSLTDYQLNWLPSASGGIRYATTYDVEVRAKVGGVWGLFGSVCQLSVSAAPLTSLQTAYCNYLLPSFTTQVFITAVAGASNYRYHISNASGYDKTFLRNSGANDWRFSWTQLCCNQLNMQPNTTYDVEVASYAGSVWSAYGPVCQITTGASVPRLAAYSFEDYFDNQSPTNNVTIYPNPVVAAQPFTIEIDGALSEVISLQYSIYNTFGQKVYSNNLSIEHEKGILIQPEVQLSSGVYILEATIDGEFYRMKFIVQ; encoded by the coding sequence TTGAAAAAAAAACTGTACCTACTTTTCTTGGTTTCATTGTATTTTACTAGCCAAGCACATTCAAAACAATCCGCACTTTTTAGTTTCATAACGTGCCCAAATGATACCATCGTATCTGAAAAAGCAAACTGCAATGCAGTTGTTGTTTATACACCGACATTAAATGGTATACCTCCTCCCTTTGTAATTTATGCATTTACTGGTGCAACCATTGGAAATGGCATAGGAACCGGAAGCGGAAGTACCTTCAATTTAGGTATTACAACCGTTACGCTCATTGCAGGAGATGCTTCTGGAACCGATACGTGTAGCTTTACTATAACCGTTTTGGATATAACACCACCCACCATTTTATGCCCTCCTACCACAACTCTTAACGTAGATAATCTTTGTCAGGCGGTATTAGGAAATTATACTCTTGGCGCAACAGTAAATTTATCCTTAACTGTAAATAGTGGCTCTTCAGGCACTGCATGTACCGACCCGTTTTTGCAAGGTGCACCTGATCCTCAATGGGCACTGCGAGTAAATGGACAAGCTTATACGAACTACCCGCAAATGGGTTTATGCTATACCAATCCACCCTTTTTGCAGTTTACTCAACAATACAATCTTGGAAATTACCCTGCTACTGTTCAAGTTTGTTTTAATCCCTATGAAGATGATGGTAACGGGTGTGTACCGGTTAAGAGTTGCAGTGTGCAAGTATGTCAAAATTATGCTACACCTGCTCCAGGTAATAGTTTAACCTACACACTTACTATTCCAAATAATGGTCAAAATGCTAGTTGGGGTACGGTTACATTTACATTACAAGCTTCTGCTGCGATTCCCATTGCAAGCGATAATTGCGGTCCGGTTACCATTACTCAATCACCTCCACCGGGAACAATACTTGGTGTTGGTACACAAGCAGTAACATTAATTGCTAGCGACCCTTCCGGAAACACTACTCCATGTACTTTCCAGGTTAATGTGGTGGATGTTACGCCTCCGGTAATAACCTGTCCGGCAAATGTTACAATAAATAATAATTGCCAGCATGTGCTTGCGGATTATACTGTTTCTAATGCAGTAAATTTAAACCTTACCGTTACCAGCGGAAATTCGGGAACCAATTGCACCGATGGATTTCTACAAGGTGCTCCTGAACCACAATGGGCTGTGAGGGTAAACGGACTTTCCTATATTAATTATCCGCAAAATGGAATTTGTTATAACAATCCTCCCTTCTTACAATTTTCACAACAATACAGTATTGGCAATTATCCGGCTTCGGTTCAGGTTTGTTTTAATCCTTACGAAGACGATGGAACGAATTGTATACCGGTAAAAAGTTGCAGCACGCAAGTATGCCAAAATTTTAATACTCCGGCACCCGGCAACAGTATAAATTATTCGCTTAGCATCCCGAACAATGGTCAAAATGCAAGTTGGGGAAATGTGAATTTTGCGCTTCAGGCATCATTTAATGGAGCTCAAGCTTCGGATAACTGTGGCATTGCAAGTATAACACAAGTTCCTGCACCCGGTACAATACTGGGTGTTGGTAGCCATCCAATTACACTAACGGCAACGGACTTATCTGGTAACACCGCTAGTTGTACTTTTCAAATTAACGTTGTATCCAATCAATCGCCTCCTACACAAATAACAGGCACAACTAGTATTTGTATAGGTGGGGCTACAACACTTACTGTAACTGGCGGGAATCCTGGCACAGGTGGATCCACCCAGTGGTTTAGTGGTTCATGCGGTGGAACCTTATTAGGCACAGGCAATAGCATTTCTGTATCTCCGCTAGTTACAACCACATATTTTGTTCGCTATACCGGACCTTGTGGAACAACCGTATGCATAAGTGTAACTGTAAATGTTAACCCAACTCCAGGACCACCGGTACCTTTAATCATCGCAAATGGACCAATTTTTTTATGCAGGGGTGGTAGTGTTACGCTTACTTCTTCTCCAGGAACTTCCATTTTGTGGTCAACTCTTGAAACAACTCAAAGTATACTTGTTACCCAACCTGGCACCTACAGAGTGAGTGATACCGACCTTAATGGTTGTACAGCTTTTTCAGACACCATTAACGTAACATTTAATTCAGGCAATATCAGCCCATTTTCACCGCAATTGGGTATTCCTTATGAGTATGGTTTTGAAAATGCATCTCCTCCTGCTTTGTTTTGCGGAATGAGCATTAATAACGATAATTATCCTCCTGATGATGAACAATGGGAAACAGCTACTAATGCCCCTCACAGTGGAAATAATCACATGGCCATACAAGCAAATAGTAACAGTGCAATTGCCAAAAATGATTGGTTTTATTCTGCTCCTTTACATTTGCAGGCAGGTAAACTTTACCGTCTTTCATTTTGGTACATGAGCAGCAATCCCAATACCAGCGAGCAATTTCAAGTTTATGCCGGCAACACTACAAATTCATTTGATATGCTTGCAACTGCTCCAATTTATTCAAAAAGCAATATCACGAATCAACTATATGTAAAAGATTCAGCAACTGATTTTATTGCTCCACTAAGTGGTATCTATTACTTTGGATTTTATGCACACAGTGCTGCGGCTCAAGGCAATTTGTATATCGACGATATTTCGGTAAAGGAAGTAACCGTTACTCAATTGCAAACCAGTTCATGCAGCACACTAAATTCGCTTAACGATGTTATTTATGCCACCCCTGTTTATGGAGCCAGCAATTATCGGTATAAATTAGTAAACAGCGCAAGTAGCTTCAATTATGAATTTACACGAAACTTAGCATTGAATGATTTTCGACTGAAATGGGCACCTGGGGTTATTTATGGAAATAATTATGATGTTTCTGTCGCCTTTCAACGAAATGGAGTATGGAGCGAATATGGAGCCTCTTGTACAGTTAGTTTGGGAGCTTTTCCACAAACTCAATTACGAGTAGGATCTTGTGGTAGTTCTATTACTTCCTTATATACTCCATTATTTTGCGATAGTATTTCCGGAGCCAATGATTATGAATACCGTATCGAAAATTCTTTACTCGGATATGATCATACTTGGCAGAGAGGTTCCTCTTTGAACGATTATAAACTAAGTTGGGCATATTCCTCAACACCTCCTGTGCAAGGTTTACCCTATGGATATAGCTACAACATTCAAGTGAGAGCTTTAGTTGGTAAAACAGCTTTACAACAAGGTGAATGGGGAACATTTGGCCCCGCATGTTCAGTTACACTTAGTGGAATGCCAACAACACAATTATCGAATTTATTTTGTGGTTCAACACTTACGAATCTAACTTCAAAATTCTATTGTATCCCTGTACCGGGTGCAACAGACTATGAATACCGAATAAGTAATACTGCACTTGGTTATAGTCAATCTGGAACTCGAGGTAATTCGTTAACTGATTATCAACTTAATTGGTTGCCTTCTGCAAGTGGTGGAATTAGATACGCAACTACCTATGATGTGGAAGTAAGAGCTAAGGTTGGAGGTGTTTGGGGACTTTTTGGAAGTGTTTGCCAATTGAGTGTTTCAGCTGCCCCTTTAACTTCTTTGCAAACTGCTTATTGCAATTATTTATTGCCTTCTTTTACTACTCAAGTATTTATAACAGCTGTTGCCGGAGCAAGCAATTATCGCTACCACATTAGCAATGCTAGCGGATACGACAAAACCTTTTTACGCAATTCAGGAGCAAATGATTGGCGTTTTAGTTGGACACAATTATGTTGCAATCAACTAAACATGCAACCGAATACTACTTACGATGTTGAAGTAGCAAGTTATGCAGGTAGTGTTTGGAGTGCATATGGACCTGTGTGTCAAATTACCACAGGTGCTTCGGTTCCTAGATTAGCAGCTTATTCTTTTGAGGATTACTTCGACAATCAATCACCTACAAACAATGTGACAATTTACCCTAATCCTGTTGTGGCAGCTCAGCCTTTTACAATTGAAATTGATGGTGCATTAAGCGAAGTGATATCACTACAATATAGCATTTACAACACTTTTGGCCAAAAAGTTTATTCTAACAATCTGTCAATTGAGCATGAAAAGGGTATTTTAATTCAACCTGAAGTCCAACTCAGTTCGGGAGTATATATACTGGAAGCCACTATTGATGGGGAATTTTATAGAATGAAATTTATAGTTCAGTAG
- a CDS encoding response regulator, translating into MIASILNLIIIDKNSVSVKELRKYLIARFGNSLNISSFYNSDSALKHIGSNTSIVILDNESANENANDVLKAIKKINSKTEVIMLSSNENISAAIESFRNGATDFVLKGRKSRKKVGELVYGILIFPLHYMVHELRVGKLLSIFLLTFVSMGLAVFVYLNFFK; encoded by the coding sequence ATGATTGCAAGTATTCTTAATTTAATCATAATAGATAAAAACAGTGTTTCAGTAAAGGAACTTCGAAAATACCTTATTGCTCGTTTTGGAAATAGCTTAAATATTTCATCTTTTTATAACAGTGACAGTGCTTTGAAGCATATTGGATCAAATACGAGCATAGTAATTCTTGACAATGAATCGGCGAATGAAAATGCGAACGACGTTTTAAAAGCTATTAAAAAAATAAATTCGAAAACTGAGGTGATTATGCTTAGCTCGAATGAAAATATTAGTGCTGCTATCGAATCTTTTCGCAATGGTGCCACTGATTTTGTTTTGAAAGGAAGGAAATCACGAAAAAAAGTTGGTGAGCTAGTATATGGAATCCTCATTTTTCCTCTACACTACATGGTGCATGAATTAAGAGTGGGTAAACTACTTTCTATATTCCTCCTTACATTTGTTTCTATGGGATTAGCCGTTTTCGTTTATCTTAATTTTTTTAAATAA
- a CDS encoding peptidase M23, whose translation MKISILSVTAASIISFVVLTSCSSPEKKVDTAQENVTNAQAELAKANEEYLADVENYRKETAEKIEQNEKDLAAFKLKISNEKKDAKAAYTKRIAELDEKNKGLKQKMNEYKEDGKDNWNAFKSEFNHDMEEMGKAFKDLTVNNVKK comes from the coding sequence TTATTTCCTTTGTAGTACTTACCAGTTGCAGCAGTCCCGAAAAAAAAGTAGATACGGCTCAGGAAAACGTTACAAACGCACAAGCAGAATTAGCTAAAGCTAATGAGGAATACCTGGCCGATGTGGAAAATTACCGTAAAGAAACAGCCGAAAAAATTGAACAAAATGAAAAAGATTTGGCTGCTTTTAAACTAAAAATTAGCAACGAAAAAAAAGACGCGAAAGCTGCTTACACTAAAAGAATTGCTGAGCTAGATGAAAAAAACAAAGGTTTGAAACAAAAAATGAACGAGTATAAGGAAGATGGAAAAGACAATTGGAATGCTTTTAAATCTGAATTCAATCACGACATGGAAGAAATGGGAAAAGCATTCAAAGACCTTACCGTAAACAATGTTAAAAAGTAA